The nucleotide sequence ctcctcctcctcctacctctcctcctcccctacctcctctctcccctacctcctcctcctcctcctcctcctcctcctcctcctcctctactacctcctcctcctcctctcctctacttcctcctcctcctcctctacctcctcctcctcccctcctcctcctcctcctcctcctcctcctcctcctctacctccccctctcctcctcctcctcctcctcctcctctacctcctcctttcctctcctcctcctcctcctcctctcctctcctcctcctcctcctcctctacctcctcctctctctacctctcctcctcctcctctccctctacctcctactcctcctctacctcctcccctcctcctctctacctctctcctcctcccctacctcctcctcctcctacctctacctcctcctcctctctacctcctcctcctcctcctgcctctctctcctcctcctcctccttcctcctcctccgtcctctcctccttctcctcctccttctcttcccctcctcttcccctacctcctccttctctacctctacctcctcctcctcctcccctcctccctccctcctcctctacctcctcctcctctacctcctcctcctccacctcttcctcctcctcctactctacctcctcctcgcctcctcctaaAGTAAGTATCAGTTCTTTTCCAGAGAagtaaaccaaaaacacacacatcaacaggTCATACAGTATATTGATTTACACACCTTCAGATGTAGTTTCTGCTAGTGATACAGAGGAACAGAAAACACGAAACAGTTTTGAATACATATTAGCATTTTGCAATAGAAATGTTAaagcttataaatatatatataatatagtatatatattattaatatatatatatatatattatatgatatatgtatatgtatattaatgtatatattatatatatatatatatatatattatatatatatatataatataatatataatatatatatatattaatttatatataatatatatatattatataatatatatatcatatatatatataatatataatatatatatatattatatatattatatatattattaatatatatatattatatatatatatatatatatatatatatatattgtaattattttatctacattcttgtgttatatacatgcataagtacAGTATTTCATCAGTATATCTGTTATTGTGAAATATGAGAAAGTGTAAGTGATATGTGTTTTGACGAGCAAATTTGGTATCGATGTTGATGTATTAATAGCATTAAAACATATATTCCATTGTTGTTCATTtgtgagttttttaaaaataaaaagaatatttatataagataaatgtatttaaagttagaaataatgacattttttaaaaactcatttttaaaatctatcataTAGACATAATTACTAAATGTCttgatttgttattatatttaatatatttagtatttataattgcagctgattatttttttgttattatctttgttatttcatgtatttatacatgaaatCAGTACAGTATTAATTCAACTAAAGGATTtacatacaataaaattaaaagtcTAATACTTACACGTGTACAGGTGTTTCAGATGTAGACTTGTGACAGAATTGCCCTTAACCATTCAGCATTTGCaaacattctctcttctccccatacatataataaacacacaaggacatacacatcaaacacacacacacacacacacacacacacgcacacgcacacgcacacgcacacgcacacgcacacgcacaaacacacacacacacacacacacacacacacacacacacacacacacacacacacacacacacacacacacacacacacacacaacacacatatgcacacacacacacacacacacacacacacaccacacacacacacacacacaccacacacacacacgcacacacacaccatatgcacacactatgcacacacacacacacacacacacacacagcacacacacacacacacacacacacacacaccaatatgcacacacacacatacatacacacgcacacacacacacacacacacacacacacacgcacacacatacacactcactccctccctccaaccttcccctcccttttcctcttcccccctttcccaccctctcccctcctatccccttctctaacctcctcatcccctgtctctctctctctctctctctctctctctctctgtctctctctctctctctctctctctctctctttctctctctgtctctctctgtctctctctgtctctctgtcactctctgtctctctgtcactctctctctgtctctttctctctctctctctctctcctctctcatctctatctctctcaccgtctctctatctatctctctctcttccttctctctcttttctctctctctctctctctctctctctctctgtctctgtctctctctctctcttcgtctttccctctctctctctctcttatctgttcctctctctctctcttcatccctgtctctctctctctctctcttcgtctttccccctctctctctctctctcatcctgtctctctctctctctcttctctctctctctgtctctctctcctctctctctcactctcctctctcgtctctgtctctctctctctgtctctctgtctctgtctctctctcttctctctccctctcacctctctctctctctctcgtcactctctctctctctctctcttctctctctgtctcgtcctcttctctctctcttcccctgtctctctctctctctctctctcccctgtctctctctctctctctctgtctctctctctctctctctctctctcttctctttcgctctcctctccaacctctctctctcctctcgtccttttctctcttctcccctcccctcctctctcccctcttttcctccctcttttctctcttttctctcttcttcctctcctcctcccctctctctgtccccttctctctctgggctctctctgtctctttcccctctgtccctctgtcccctgtccctgtctctgtctctctgtctcttctctgtcctctctctcttttgtccctctcctctctgtctctctctctctgtttttctctcttttcttctctctccgcttttcctctctctccccttttcttctcgtctctccttcctcctcttctctcccccctctctctctcctctctctctctcccctttttctctcccccccctctctctcttctgtttcccctcctctctctctcctccccctcttctcttttctctctctttttctctcttttccctcttctccctctccttttctctctctctctctctctctctctctgttctctcctctctctctcttcttttttcccctcttctctctctcttttgtccccttttctcttttctcttttttgtttttcttttctttttcctctctctctctttgttttcccctctctctctttttcccctctcccttttttgtcttttccccctctcttttttctctctctttgtctctctctctctttttctctctctttgtctcacccctcccctctctttgtctctccttttcctttttctccttttttgtcctctctctctctttttgccccctctctgtttctatcctttttttctctctctcctctctcttcccctctctcccctctctctcttttctctctcgtctctccctctcttttctctctcctctccctccctctctcccctctctccccccttctccccctctctctctctctctctctcctctctctctctctctctctctcctctctcctctctctctctctctctctctctctctctccctctctctactcctcctcttctcctctccccctctctcctcctctctctctctctctctctctcctccctcatcctccccccccctttcccccctcccctccctctccccccctttcccccctccccctcccttttccctctcccccctccctctccctctccccccctcctctctctctcttttcgcactctctctcccctctctctctcctctccttcttctctctgtcttgctctctgtcttgctctctctctctctctctctcttcctctctgtctctctctctcttttcctctctcttctctcccctcctctctcttctcgtccctctctctctctctctccctctctccctccctccctccccccctccctccctccctccccccctccctccctccctccctccctcctccctccctccctccctcccctccccctccccctccccctccccctccccctccccctctctttctctttctctccttctctccttctcttttccactctttccctctctatctctttttctctatttggcTTAGCACGTCAATCTATCATTGCACTGTGAACTGTAGATGTCTAATGTAAATGACTAACAGCTTtcattatgttgtatttttttttgtcattatatctGTTTATGCACATATCTCTGCTTGCCTGTTAATATACACATGATTTTCAtgtttacatatctttttttggtaattgaaaataatatatgttatgattgTCAGAGAAAATAAGTTgggtaaagagaaaatgaatgttACATATTTAGATAACTGATGAGAGCTACGTACAGGTACAAATTATAAGCAGGTAAAGACAGGTATTTTAAGGTTTTAGATTTCATTTATATGGTCTATATCAGAAATCGAAATCAGAACTAGATATCCATATGTTCACAAATGCAGTCAGGTACACAAAAGGAAATTGTCTTTCATTTAATCTGTTacattttgtttgctttttttacgTTATGGTTGTAGTTCTTGTTTctcattttatattacataaaattatttttccaccTGAAgcacatttattttctctctcaaacTTTGTTGTGGTTTATATGAATGAAAACTATTTAAATAACCAGATTGACTTGAAAGTATAAACAAATTTTAGATAAGGATTATTAGCTTTAAAGAGATTTGTTGTAGGGAAATACTTGTGTTTATGATGAACGTCCTTTGCATGCTGTTTAATAGAGCTGAATGTAAGTGTACTTCACTGTTTGACACATTAGTCTTAATTTTTTGTGAatatcacaacataaaaatttgtaaaacaaaACTATGTttatcttttccaacttttttgaGGAATGGGTACATATTTTGGGAAGTATGAGCAATTTCAAGAAAAGAtgtttactcaaaaaaaaaaaaaaaaaaaaaaaaaaaaaaaatgaaaagggagatgtAGTTATGTGACATGTTGTGCAATGAGAAAATAATGTGATGAATCTTCTCTTGCAGGTGTTGTGAAGTTGTGAGGAAActggagaaacaaaggaaaagagggagatgctTCAGTCATTGAAGATATGCATTGATAATGTGGGACTATTTCACTTGTATCACAGAACTCTATTATAGCATGTGATAAAAAGAGGTATTCTGACATATTTTTCAGAGAAGCTGTGGAATAGCATTTATCCACGTTTAAGAATAGTGCTTCATAATATCATGATCCATGCCTTTTGAAATGCCACACGTGTGACAAGCACAGCACGTGTATCAACTTCCTGTTAATATTCTTTGTTCAATCTCTCCAAGTTCCTCTTTAATCTCAAATTGCATAATGAAAAAGAGTTGGCAAAAGTGACTTTGTGACTCCTGGAGGCCACCTTGTGGTAGAATGTTGCCTTCAACTTCCTCTCCTGTAGAGTCAGCACAGACTCCTGTCTCCTTGGCAGATGGGCTCTCTTGCTCACCTGATTGCTTGGGACGAAGGAAGTTACCACATGGGTCTGGGGCAGCAAAGGAGGACCTCCCAAATAGCATCAAGAAGAATATTGGGATGTGTGTTGATGAGGGCAGTCGGGAGAAAGAGGCCATGATGCCTCCACCAGATCTCTGTACTGGCGAAGAACGCAACTGTGACCTCGTGCATGGACCCAGTGACAGCTCTTGTGATGAAGATGCTGAAGCTACAATTGCTCAAGCTGCCTGTGATACCAAATTTGTAACAAGCTTGTCACAAGTTCAGATGGAAGGTGATGTGATGGAGGAAGATGGTGCTTGGGGTTTACCATCTTATCCCCCTGACCCAACTTCAGATGTTACAGAAGAGTTATTAGCTGAAGGAAGTAGTAAAAGCACGAGTGCAAGTTTGCCAGACCTCTGTGACACCAGAAGAGGAATGCAAATGAGAGGACAACATAGTGCCTCCTCTGGGAGTGACTCTCAGAGAGATACTGAATGCGATTCCTTAGGCTCTTTGGGAAGTGAAAAATGTTCTGGAGAGAAAAGAGTGTGTGAAGCTGCAGGTTGTGATAAAGAGGAATCCGGAGCAGTGAATTCCAGTAGTAGTTCTAATCAGTTGTTAAATAGAGTAGATGATATGGATAAAAGATTATCAGGCAGGAATTCTAAGGACTCAGATGTATCTGTGTCACATGAACAAGGAAAGTTATGTGTTGATGAATCTGGAGAAAAAGTCAGCAGTGATGAGGGACATCAAATGGATTCTATGCATGATACTGATGTTGATACGCAAAGTGAATCTGTTGTCTTGGGTGAAACTGAAGGGGCAGCTGGTCCCTCAGAGGACTTTTTAGTGCATGACAACCAGCACATATCACTTGTTGCGTGTGGCATAACGCAATGTGATCCAAGCTTTCAGCAAGATGTGGAAATGGCAGACATTTCTGAAGAAGAACATGGACTTGACTTGATAAGACACAATCTCCACCATTCAAGTCATCCCATGTTTAACAAGTGGCCGTGTTACTTCTATATCACCCAGGAGCATCTACCTAGTTTCTCCATTGATTCACATGGAAGACATATTGGATCTGTAAGGATCATTTATTTCATATCTGTATTAATAATGGGTTAAGCTGTATAGTATTATGTTGAGTTATAGCCTTGTAttctatatacttttattaacccattggatccagatGCTTCACTGCCATCATGTTGCCCAAAATACAggtattaggcttacttgagtggccaCTCTGCTTGGTGTGCAGCTTGTAGGCTGGACAAGACTCCATGattcccctttgcaatgttattttctctttttctgcttaagtgtgtttagcttttttgccattttccaatgtcaatatttgtcatttgatttgttttatcaagatggtaatagacagttttccttgcacagacccATATCATCTCTTTAGGTAGTCCATAATTCAGTTCAGTAATGATAGCAGTAagtatttgtgtaattttttattttttcataacattAAATTTTGTGTCACTGGTCATAGCAgacaggaataggatcctgagcatggaaatagcatTCTCCTTGGAGCCaatgctcttccagtcatggctcacagatgGTACATTTCACACTTGTTTATCTatagaaaaaatgcaaaagcctTCTTAAATTTCTGTTGAgtttaatcaccctccaagagctttgtgcactggTAGTGAGTCATTCCTGTCACCCTGGCCCTCAGCCAAATTTGCCCATGACGCCATGATCATGTCACCTGCCCCTCAAGCCAATTTTTTACATGACATGATGGTTATGTCATCTGGATCACAGAGGtggttaatattgttatcttatcattatcattttttagtcTTCAGAGTTAAAGCACAACTAAATGATTCTGTTTATTGATCTATTAAGCTTACAGATTTGATTTTTAGTATGAAATAAAGGAAGTGAACCAGAGTAATAGTACTGAAACAAACATTATTCTTCATTCAAATAATACTCCAGGAAATTGTTGTCAAACAACACAGTTTCAACATATGTAGAACTTTGTACAGAtgtatttttcagttttattaatgGGCCAAATGTTcactattgatatatttattaatgagaGAAGATGTGTGATAAGTGTAATTGCAATGTATTCTGAATATTTTGGATTGTTCATGTATACTGAATTAACAATTTTATCATGTTTGAATTTCTGAATATTACTTGAACTTGTGATCTTGTGATCTATGCAAGTTGAAGCAAGTAAAGTGAAGAAgtctttttttatactattttcaaTCTTCATATTTCTCAGACTGTTTAATGCTCTTgctatacaaatataataccatTAAGCATTAATTAAAGCAGAGACAAGCTATTAGCTATATTGAAAGGTATCATGACAGGGTGCATAAAATTCCAGTGGTTAGATAAACCTattgaaaatatttatcatagTTCTTGCCTGTTATGGATATGTTCAAAAGCTTTCATTCTTTACATTTGTTCAACTGGCTGTCTTTCCAACAGGAAGCAGCCCCcatgtttttcccttccccatctgtAAGTCGACCTGCTTCACAGCTGACAGAAGAGGAACAAGTCAAGATTGCCAAGCGCATGGGACTTATAACACATCTCCCATGTGGAATCTTTGATGGCTCTAAAAAGAgtggagagtgagtatatgttaatttttcccctttctctctctctctctctctctctctctctctctctctctctctctctctctctctctctctctctctctctctctctctctctctctctctctctctctctctctctctctctctctctctctctatttgatctgatttcatttgatttgatttgatgagGCTTTCAAAATACAGTGATTTGGTTGTAAAATTATGCAAAACCTGATTGTAGGAATGCACTaggaaaagtaaatgaaatttataaaatccTAGGCTTACATAAACAAGCAAAGTAAATGCAGTATTTTTCTTTGCATATTTATGTTAAGCAGTACATGATCACCAGTTTCTCTTGCTGGTGTATATGAAAAGCAGAGTTTGGTATGTAGTTCTCCTCACTAATATATATGGAAACTGCACTTgtacttcattattatcaatatttctttgtAGTTTTATGCCTGGGATTGATGAGAAATCAAAGATTCCAGGTAATGGTCAGTGGACTAAAAAGTTTGGGGATTCCTTATATTAAGATTTTCCTTCTGCAGAAAAACAGTACATAAGATTTAGCACATGTTTAATATGCACGGATCACCAAACTCAAAGCAGAGACCAGGAACGGTATCCACAAATGTTctcagacaataataatagtgagaataaattTTGAAACTCTCAAAAGTGTCTTATTCAGAAAATTTGTCTCAAATTTTGTCTCAGATGTTTTTTGAACCAGTTTGTCTCAGTCAGGTGTGCCACACATAAGAAAACcaacaaatagataaatcagacaatgacatatatatatatatatatatatatatatatatatatatatatatatatatatatatatatatatatatatatatatatatatatatatatatatatatatggtatacactcTCCTACTCTACTAATGCACACATgaacatgatcattattaataaaacctAACATACATCAAATATTTCAAATGAACATTATCACagtgtcatttgtttgtttagatTGTTCATTTATGCTCATCAGTTTTATTTCACATCCATAAATACCTTCTAGTATAtgcaaatgtgtttttttgtggggaaatAATCTGATGTGCTGGAATAACACATACAGACGCATAAAAACATGCCAATCAATGAAAATATGTTGACCTTTCCTGAAGAATGGAGGCCATGACATTGCTTTCTGTGGAACAGTTGTAACTCATAAATTGAAATTAATGAAGGGGAgttttttcttaaagaaaaattatataatgtataggaGTAACATACACAAAAGGCTTAAGGTATTTTAAGCATTGAAATTTCTTGCTTAGAatctcaaaacttttacttgctatcacaaaaatttttcttgctctctcaagCTACCCCTCTAGATGGCTAGACTTTTGCTTGCCAAGTCAAGCTGTGTACTGTCACCATGGTCACCATGGTTACAAGCCTTCAAATGTGGGTGTTGTTTAAGAATTAATTTTTATGGTTTCTGTTTCTGTAATTTCCACAGCAATACACTTAGAACACCACTGCAAATGAAGTGAGAAAGGAGATTACATGAATGAAAAGGGTTTTCTTATGAATCATAAAGCATCAGAACATGAACAATATATCTCTCACTTTTAACTCTTCGTTTCTCGAAATGAAGAATATATTTGCTATCCAGTGAAATAGAGAATATTCAAGAGAAAAAGTCTGAattgataaaatattgatatagaaaaacaaaaatccagaACGATAATAATTGTCAGTAAAACGACAATAATCAGTGATCACTGGTGATGCTACGCTTGGTGCTCGTATTAACTGAAGGATTCATATATTCCAAGGTCTAATTTTAGGATAGTCTTAGAAAATGAAGCATAGTGCTTGGACTGAATCTTTATGAGACAATAATTCCCCAGGTAGCGACCTACAAACATCTTGTCAGAATATATTCGGAATGTGTTTGTTGGCCGTTGTGGCAGCATCACTTGTATCACAGAGGGAATGCTCTTTAATGGCAGATTTAACCATTCTATTTCATTGCACAGGTTGATTTAAATAGCATCTTTTGTTATTTATAGCACAGCGGAGTGTCAGAGTTGTTAATTTGAAGTGTGTGTCACTCTTTTAGGGGCACTATATCTAGGCAAAAATATGTTTCATAAAGATGTTAGGGTAGATCTATTAGTTTAAATTGTCTCTTATGAAAGATACTTGCACTTAAGTGTAGACTTTTTCAGG is from Penaeus monodon isolate SGIC_2016 chromosome 12, NSTDA_Pmon_1, whole genome shotgun sequence and encodes:
- the LOC119579585 gene encoding uncharacterized protein LOC119579585, whose amino-acid sequence is MLPSTSSPVESAQTPVSLADGLSCSPDCLGRRKLPHGSGAAKEDLPNSIKKNIGMCVDEGSREKEAMMPPPDLCTGEERNCDLVHGPSDSSCDEDAEATIAQAACDTKFVTSLSQVQMEGDVMEEDGAWGLPSYPPDPTSDVTEELLAEGSSKSTSASLPDLCDTRRGMQMRGQHSASSGSDSQRDTECDSLGSLGSEKCSGEKRVCEAAGCDKEESGAVNSSSSSNQLLNRVDDMDKRLSGRNSKDSDVSVSHEQGKLCVDESGEKVSSDEGHQMDSMHDTDVDTQSESVVLGETEGAAGPSEDFLVHDNQHISLVACGITQCDPSFQQDVEMADISEEEHGLDLIRHNLHHSSHPMFNKWPCYFYITQEHLPSFSIDSHGRHIGSEAAPMFFPSPSVSRPASQLTEEEQVKIAKRMGLITHLPCGIFDGSKKSGECVICMIDFTVGDRVRYLPCMHTYHTECIDDWLMRSFTCPSCLEPVDAALLNTYGTS